From Desulfovibrio sp., the proteins below share one genomic window:
- the pstB gene encoding phosphate ABC transporter ATP-binding protein PstB — MKEHLLARNVSVYYGQHKALHEVSLAFEPCKVTALIGPSGCGKSTFLRCLNRMNDLVPSARVEGEILLDGKDVNRPDTDVVSLRCRVGMVFQKPNPFPKTIYENVAYGLRVNGLRDESLIAEKVELSLRRAAIFDEVKDRLQAPAIGLSGGQQQRLCIARALAVEPEVLLMDEPASALDPIATQKIEESIRELRESLSIIIVTHNMQQAARVSDTTAFFYMGELIEYNATDIMFTRPAKKQTEDYITGRFG, encoded by the coding sequence ATGAAGGAACATCTGCTGGCACGCAACGTCAGTGTCTATTATGGGCAGCACAAGGCCCTGCACGAAGTGTCTCTGGCCTTTGAGCCCTGCAAGGTGACGGCTCTCATCGGCCCGTCGGGCTGCGGCAAATCCACCTTTTTGCGCTGTCTGAACCGTATGAACGACCTCGTGCCCAGCGCGCGGGTGGAAGGAGAAATCCTGCTGGACGGCAAGGACGTGAACCGCCCGGATACGGATGTGGTTTCGCTGCGCTGCCGGGTGGGCATGGTTTTTCAGAAGCCCAACCCCTTTCCCAAGACCATTTACGAAAACGTGGCCTATGGCTTGCGGGTCAATGGCCTCAGGGATGAGAGCCTTATCGCTGAAAAAGTTGAGCTTTCTCTGCGCAGGGCCGCCATTTTCGATGAGGTGAAAGACCGCCTGCAAGCTCCGGCCATCGGCCTTTCCGGCGGGCAGCAGCAGCGTTTGTGCATTGCCCGCGCCCTGGCGGTGGAACCCGAAGTGCTGCTTATGGACGAACCCGCAAGCGCCCTGGACCCCATAGCCACGCAAAAGATTGAAGAAAGCATACGTGAGCTGCGCGAGTCCCTGTCCATCATTATCGTCACCCACAACATGCAGCAGGCCGCCCGCGTGTCCGACACGACGGCGTTTTTCTATATGGGCGAACTCATTGAGTATAATGCCACGGACATCATGTTTACTCGGCCTGCCAAAAAACAGACCGAAGACTATATCACCGGGCGTTTCGGCTAG
- the phoU gene encoding phosphate signaling complex protein PhoU has protein sequence MQQANYLQQLLVTLRTRLLVMCASVGIALEEAGKALVSNDPGRAAAVIESDVAIDALENEIDEMALRLLARSQPVASDLRFVVTSLRMVVDLERIGDEAVSMAEQATLMQEMPGFSVIPHVRELYVSAREAFENAVRVFRENDAQGALIMSRGDDEAVQTEVRIIQGLMEGLSDPQNTLKPHQAMHIILVTRSLTRIWRRSVNIAEHVYFISRGESLKHKGESRDVMFSAPATPPAAGGFTPAAVAGFTPVNGGFTPAAASGETVKPHEADVNEKNPSRRNRAEKGTDSAEKVAAEKGTDNA, from the coding sequence ATGCAACAGGCCAATTATCTGCAACAACTGCTTGTGACCCTGCGTACCCGGCTTCTGGTCATGTGCGCCAGTGTGGGCATTGCGCTGGAAGAAGCGGGCAAGGCCCTTGTGTCCAACGATCCGGGCAGGGCCGCTGCCGTTATCGAAAGCGACGTGGCCATCGACGCCCTGGAAAATGAAATTGACGAAATGGCCCTGCGGCTGCTGGCCCGGTCGCAGCCTGTGGCCAGTGACCTGCGTTTTGTGGTCACATCCCTGCGCATGGTGGTGGATCTGGAGCGCATTGGCGACGAGGCCGTGAGCATGGCTGAACAGGCCACCCTCATGCAGGAAATGCCGGGCTTCAGCGTGATACCGCACGTGCGCGAGCTTTACGTGAGCGCGCGTGAAGCTTTTGAAAACGCGGTGCGGGTCTTTCGCGAGAACGACGCCCAGGGAGCGCTTATCATGAGCCGGGGCGATGACGAAGCCGTGCAGACGGAAGTGCGCATCATCCAGGGGCTTATGGAAGGGCTTTCTGACCCGCAGAATACCCTCAAACCCCACCAGGCCATGCACATAATTTTGGTGACGCGCTCGCTGACGCGCATCTGGCGGCGTTCTGTCAACATTGCCGAGCATGTGTACTTTATCAGCCGGGGTGAAAGCCTCAAGCACAAGGGCGAAAGCAGGGACGTCATGTTTTCCGCCCCTGCGACGCCACCCGCCGCTGGCGGGTTTACGCCTGCCGCCGTTGCCGGGTTCACGCCTGTCAATGGCGGGTTCACGCCTGCCGCCGCTTCGGGCGAAACCGTCAAGCCCCATGAGGCGGACGTCAATGAAAAAAATCCCTCGCGCCGTAACCGTGCCGAGAAAGGTACAGATTCTGCGGAAAAGGTCGCTGCAGAAAAGGGTACTGACAATGCGTGA